From Gloeocapsa sp. PCC 73106, the proteins below share one genomic window:
- a CDS encoding 2TM domain-containing protein: MMTASELQQPQFYEPEEVQEILRIAIARKGEQEGLSREQLWEIAAELDIDPEYIQAAESDWLNQKKLNLKKQEFNLYLREELKQSIARYLIVNVFLITLNLTLVGSLSWSWYILLFWGLGISLKTWKTIQLKGKNYEQAFESWYFRQEMKRSLGNFWLWTKKTWQILTSD; encoded by the coding sequence ATGATGACAGCCTCTGAATTGCAACAACCACAGTTCTATGAGCCAGAAGAAGTTCAAGAAATTCTACGAATTGCGATCGCTCGCAAAGGTGAACAAGAAGGATTATCTCGAGAGCAACTCTGGGAAATAGCCGCCGAATTAGACATAGATCCAGAATACATCCAAGCCGCCGAGAGCGACTGGTTAAATCAGAAAAAACTTAATCTCAAAAAACAAGAGTTTAATTTATATCTCCGAGAAGAACTTAAACAAAGCATAGCTAGATATCTGATCGTCAACGTGTTTTTAATCACACTAAATCTCACTCTGGTCGGCAGTTTATCTTGGTCTTGGTATATACTACTGTTTTGGGGATTGGGGATATCCCTGAAAACTTGGAAAACGATCCAACTAAAAGGAAAAAATTATGAACAAGCCTTTGAAAGTTGGTATTTTAGACAAGAAATGAAGCGATCGCTGGGAAATTTTTGGTTATGGACCAAAAAAACTTGGCAAATACTGACTAGTGATTGA
- a CDS encoding ABC transporter ATP-binding protein: protein MIEVESLSKIYGSCVAIDALTFRVEAGETLGFLGPNGAGKTTTMRILAGAIPPSAGTARIAGFDIQEQSMAVKKRLGFLPENPPLYPNMSVRGFLHFVATIKGVSAGDRPNRVNWVLERCQLQEYSRVLISKLSKGYRQRVGIAQAIVHRPPVIILDEPTVGLDPLQIIEVRHLIRSLGGDHTVILSTHILPEVSMTCDRVVIINRGKVVATATLDNLMREFASRFTYTIELDGFTEDLLSLLRQVPGVSQASIDSQFSVASRTLLQVTCQPNSEPGDQIAALIVTQGLSLYEMRRSRPTLEDVFLELLAKSG, encoded by the coding sequence ATGATTGAAGTTGAAAGTCTTAGTAAAATTTATGGTTCTTGTGTGGCGATTGACGCCCTAACTTTTCGTGTAGAAGCGGGAGAGACGCTGGGTTTTCTCGGACCAAATGGCGCGGGTAAAACGACTACTATGCGCATTTTAGCAGGTGCTATCCCTCCTAGCGCGGGTACGGCCAGAATAGCAGGGTTTGACATTCAAGAACAATCCATGGCTGTCAAGAAGCGCTTGGGTTTTTTACCGGAGAATCCCCCTCTGTATCCTAATATGAGCGTCAGGGGTTTTTTACATTTTGTCGCTACGATCAAGGGTGTCAGCGCGGGCGATCGCCCTAATCGAGTTAATTGGGTGCTCGAACGTTGTCAACTTCAAGAATATAGTCGGGTTTTAATCAGTAAACTCTCTAAAGGCTATCGTCAACGGGTGGGAATCGCTCAAGCTATTGTACATCGTCCTCCGGTAATCATTCTTGATGAACCTACTGTGGGTTTAGATCCCTTGCAAATTATCGAGGTACGGCATTTGATTCGCAGTTTAGGGGGTGACCATACGGTTATTCTTTCTACTCATATTTTACCGGAAGTGAGTATGACCTGCGATCGCGTGGTAATTATTAATCGGGGTAAAGTTGTCGCTACTGCAACTTTGGATAATCTGATGAGGGAATTTGCTAGTAGATTTACTTATACAATCGAATTAGACGGTTTTACGGAAGATTTGCTCTCACTTTTGCGTCAAGTTCCCGGTGTCTCCCAAGCTTCAATCGATTCTCAATTCTCTGTAGCTTCTCGAACTCTGCTACAAGTTACCTGTCAACCTAATTCTGAACCAGGGGACCAAATTGCAGCTTTAATTGTTACTCAAGGCTTAAGCTTGTATGAAATGCGCCGGAGTCGCCCCACACTGGAAGATGTTTTTCTGGAACTATTGGCTAAGAGTGGTTAA
- a CDS encoding DUF4327 family protein, with translation MITQFVYSLKMIQDEVRQLVEKGSISRQQHIYSLCKYIPPREWVCVESELEKADYLLRDRVGELISVETWNND, from the coding sequence ATGATTACTCAATTTGTTTACTCACTAAAAATGATTCAAGATGAAGTCCGCCAATTGGTAGAAAAAGGAAGCATTAGCAGACAACAACATATTTACTCTCTTTGTAAGTACATCCCACCGAGGGAATGGGTTTGCGTTGAATCAGAATTAGAAAAAGCTGACTATTTGTTGCGCGATCGCGTGGGTGAACTTATTAGTGTGGAAACTTGGAATAACGATTAG
- a CDS encoding cation:proton antiporter, with product MNGLIVSLDFFPKTWLLGVASEGETSENSALILAAVLLSLVVIYFASKLGGELCARINLPPVLGELVGGVVIGVSVLKFLVFPESGATAADSLIMQLLGLTADLSPEAAESIFATQSEAISILAELGVIILLFEIGLESDLKELIRVGPQAAVVAVVGVTIPFALGTAGLLYLFNLPTIPAIFAGAALTATSIGITAKVLAEIGYLSSREGQIIIGAAVLDDILGIIILAVVASLVKTGEIQVTNIIYLIISAGTFLIGTILLGRLLIPFFVGLVNEMKTRGQLLITSLIFALLLSYIANIIQLEAILGAFAAGLVLAETEKRQELEEQIIPVADILVPIFFVCVGARTDLSVLNPGVPSNREGLIIASFLIVVAILGKVVAGFAAFGQEKLNKLAIGVGMVPRGEVGLVFAGVGSASGALSPATDAAIIVMVIVTTFIAPPFLRIVFREKASETADASAKSSDEV from the coding sequence ATGAATGGTCTCATTGTTTCACTTGATTTTTTTCCCAAAACTTGGTTACTTGGAGTGGCGTCAGAAGGAGAAACATCCGAAAATAGTGCTTTAATTTTAGCGGCAGTATTACTGAGCTTAGTGGTTATCTATTTTGCTAGTAAATTGGGAGGAGAACTCTGCGCTAGAATCAACCTCCCTCCAGTGTTGGGGGAATTAGTAGGAGGGGTAGTAATTGGAGTTTCAGTCTTAAAATTTCTGGTATTTCCTGAAAGTGGAGCAACAGCTGCTGACTCATTAATCATGCAACTGTTGGGATTAACAGCTGATCTCTCTCCAGAAGCGGCTGAGTCAATATTTGCTACCCAAAGCGAGGCGATTTCTATTCTCGCCGAACTGGGAGTAATAATCTTGTTATTTGAAATTGGCTTGGAATCAGATCTGAAAGAATTAATCAGGGTGGGACCTCAAGCGGCGGTAGTGGCGGTAGTTGGGGTAACGATTCCTTTTGCTTTAGGGACAGCGGGTTTACTTTACCTGTTTAACTTACCCACTATACCCGCTATTTTTGCTGGGGCGGCTTTAACAGCTACGAGTATTGGTATTACAGCCAAGGTACTGGCAGAGATCGGCTATCTGAGTTCTAGAGAAGGACAGATTATTATTGGGGCGGCTGTACTCGATGACATTCTGGGTATTATTATCTTAGCCGTAGTAGCAAGTTTGGTGAAAACGGGTGAAATACAAGTAACTAATATCATTTATCTGATTATTAGTGCTGGAACTTTTTTGATTGGTACGATTCTTTTGGGTCGTTTGTTAATACCCTTTTTTGTGGGTTTGGTGAATGAAATGAAGACTCGTGGTCAATTGTTGATTACTTCTTTGATCTTTGCTCTTCTTTTATCTTATATAGCAAACATAATTCAATTAGAGGCAATTTTGGGGGCTTTTGCTGCGGGTTTGGTGTTGGCGGAAACCGAAAAACGTCAAGAATTAGAAGAACAAATCATTCCGGTGGCTGACATTTTAGTACCCATTTTCTTCGTCTGTGTAGGCGCCAGAACCGATCTCAGCGTCTTAAATCCAGGGGTTCCCAGTAATCGTGAGGGTCTAATCATCGCCAGTTTTTTGATTGTCGTAGCGATTCTAGGTAAAGTTGTGGCTGGTTTTGCGGCTTTTGGTCAAGAAAAGCTCAATAAATTGGCAATTGGTGTGGGGATGGTTCCTCGGGGTGAAGTAGGGCTAGTATTTGCTGGAGTTGGTTCAGCTAGTGGTGCTCTTTCTCCGGCGACAGATGCGGCTATTATTGTGATGGTAATCGTAACAACTTTTATCGCGCCTCCTTTTTTGAGAATAGTTTTCCGAGAAAAAGCTTCAGAGACGGCAGATGCTTCAGCTAAATCGTCTGATGAGGTCTAG